One window from the genome of Pieris napi chromosome 3, ilPieNapi1.2, whole genome shotgun sequence encodes:
- the LOC125063555 gene encoding juvenile hormone esterase-like, whose amino-acid sequence MESKHEKCIVQTQNGLICGYIDKRDEGTYYKFKSIPYAESPVGNLRFKPPKCLKPWKNILDCTKDAPLPFSIYVNQEVFGSEDCLYIEVSSPNIKPDKPLPVMFWIGSCNFVVYIDSILDPTHLNNQGVVFVRCGFRLGPFGFLSINDFSAPGNVGLKDIILAFKWVQANISNFGGDPNNVTAFGSGTGGAIVHLMTLSPLACGLFHKAIVQSSSALNEWSLAKNPVETAMTLAKHLGIKKTDKYEVVEEMRKLSGYNIMKTYSTFLFDKYREENDVFDSPFKPSVENEFEGQPTFMSRSPATILNSGKFNKVPMMIGTNNVEAKVLQYITDEFYKDYNKYNEDVKHLVPKSLASVNSDSLRKIGQQILSFYFVGVEKVNEQTQKQYLQFLTDYYFHYYLDKTIRIHSKVSPECPIYYYVLNYAGEWLVPKELEFFNTIGHAAELPFLFRIKSSDGSFYKGSCVSLTTRDRCVKMWTNFAKYGNPTPTDNDELLQITWDSVENEKRLNFLSISSDLTKGRNPFYNRMLFWENIHKEHIILKVITHMNDMGLKF is encoded by the exons ATGGAATCCAAGCATGAAAAATGTATAGTCCAGACTCAAAATGGATTGATTTGTGGATACATTGATAAAAGAGATGAAGGGacatattacaaattcaaaagTATACCTTATGCGGAATCGCCTGTTGGAAATCTAAGGTTTaag CCTCCGAAATGTCTAAAGCCTTGGAAAAATATACTAGATTGCACTAAAGATGCACCATTACCATTTTCAATCTATGTCAATCAAGAGGTGTTTGGTTCTGAAGATTGTCTTTATATTGAAGTATCCTCCCCAAACATTAAACCTGACAAACCACTTCCTGTCATGTTTTGGATTGGAAGCTGCAACTTTGTTGTTTATATAGATTCTATTCTTGACCcaactcatttaaataatcaggGAGTAGTTTTTGTAAGATGTGGATTTAGATTGGGACCGTTTGGATTTCTGTCAATAAACGATTTTTCTGCACCAGGAAATGTTGGATTAAAGGatattattttagcatttaagTGGGTTCAAGCTAATATTAGTAACTTTGGTGGTGATCCTAACAATGTTACTGCATTTGGTAGTGGTACAGGAGGTGCAATTGTACATCTTATGACATTATCTCCCTTGGCGTGTGGTCTGTTTCATAAAGCCATTGTTCAAAGTTCTAGTGCCCTTAATGAATGGTCTCTAGCTAAGAATCCAGTTGAAACTGCCATGACGTTAGCAAAACATCTGGGTATAAAGAAAACAGACAAATATGAAGTTGTTGAAGAAATGAGAAAGTTATCAGGCTACAACATTATGAAAACCTATAGCACTTTCCTTTTTGATAAATACCGAGAAGAGAATGATGTATTTGATTCACCATTCAAGCCTTCTGTAGAAAATGAATTTGAAGGTCAACCAACATTTATGAGCAGAAGTCCAGCTACAATACTTAATTCTGgtaagtttaataaagttCCAATGATGATTGGTACCAACAATGTGGAAGCTAAGGTGCTACAATATATAACAGACGAATTTTATAaggattataataaatataatgaagaTGTCAAACATCTGGTTCCTAAATCATTAGCAAGTGTAAACAGTGACAGTCTAAGAAAAATTGGCCAACAAATATTATCATTCTACTTTGTTGGGGTAGAAAAAGTTAATGAACAAACCCAAAAACAATACTTACAGTTTCTCACAGATtactattttcattattacttGGACAAAACAATACGAATACATAGCAAAGTTTCGCCTGAGTGCCCTATCTACTATTATGTTCTCAATTACGCTGGGGAATGGTTGGTGCCTAAAgaattagaattttttaatactattggACATGCTGCAGAGCTTCCctttttatttcgaataaaatcatCAGATGGCTCTTTTTACAAAGGAAGTTGTGTTTCACTCACCACAAGGGATAGATGTGTCAAAATGTGGACAAATTTTGCAAAATATGg AAATCCTACACCTACAGATAATGATGAACTTTTACAGATCACTTGGGATTCTGTAGAGAATGAAAAAAGACTAAATTTTTTGAGTATAAGCTCAGATTTAACAAAAGGAAGAAATCCATTTTATAATCGTATGTTATTTTGGGAAAACATACATAAGGAACATATTATTCTTAAAGTTATCACACATATGAATGACATGGGGCTGAagttttag